From the genome of Pseudonocardia sp. EC080619-01:
TGCCGCGGATGCTCGCCCACGGCGACGGCTGGCTGGTCCTCGCGCACGAGCCCGGTGCTCCGCTCCCGGCCGGGACCCCGGTCCCCGACGACGCCTGGCGCTCGCTCGCGCTGGTGCACGCGCACTGGCGGCGGAACCGCCCGCGCGGTGTGCCGGTGGTCGACCGGACGTGGTGGGGACGGCTGTGCGGGCTCGCCTCGGTGGGGCTGCAGGCGGCCGCGGCCCGCGCCGGGACGGACGGTGCCGCCTACGCCGAGGCCGACGCCGCCGTGCGCTCGTGGGCGGCCGACGACCGGGTCGCCACCGCGCTCGCCGCGCTGCCCCGCACGCTGTGCCACGGCGACGCGCACCGCGGGAACATCCACATCGGACCCGACGGGCCGGTGCTGCTGGACTGGGGGAACGCCCGCGTCGCACCCGGGTCACTGGACGTCGTGGTCCTGGCCGCGCCCCCTCCGGACGGCCCGGCGGACGCGCCGGGCGCACCCGTCCCGGCGTCGTACCGGGAGACCCTGCACGACGCGCTCGGGGCGGCGGACCCGCCGGCGATGATCGCCGTCGAGGAGGCGTGGGCACGGGTGCAGGCGCACGTCCAGTACCTGCCGTTCGCCGCCGACCACCAGGGCCCGGACCGGGTCGCGTCGATGGCCCGCGTCGCGGGAGCCGCGCTGGACGAGCTCGGCGACCTGCTCGCCGCCGCCCGCCGCTGAGTTCCGCCGTCCCGGGCGGTCGTCACGGTGACGCATCCGTTCCGAACGCAGGGAGTGCGGCCATGACCGATCCACGTGCCACCGTCACCGGGATCCACACCATCGGTGTCCCGGTGACCGACCAGGACGCGGCGACCGCGTTCTACCGGGACGTCCTCGGCTTCGAGGTACGCGCCGACGTGCACATCGACGAGCTCGGGTCCCGCTGGATCGAGCTGGCGCCGGCGGGCTCGCCGGTCACCGTCGCCCTGGTGCGCGCCGACGGGAACGACCCGGCGGGGCGGGAGATCGGCATCCGGTTCACGACCCCCGACGCGGCCGCGCTGCACGCCCGGTTCACGGGGGAGGGCGTGGACGTCGACGAGCTGCTCACCTGGCCGGGAGTGCCGCCGATGTTCGTGTTCCGTGACCGGGACGGCAACGGCCTGGAGATCGTCGAGGCGTCGTGAACGGTCAGCGGCCGACGTTGCGCTGCAGGTGCTCCGGGTAGCGCTCACCGGCGACCGCGGACGCAGGCGCGGCGGCCTCGATCCCGGCGAGCTCGTCGGCGGTCAGCTCCAGCTCCGCGGCCGCGACGTTCTGCTCCAGGTAGGTCCGCCGCTTCGTGCCGGGGATCGGCACGACGTGCTCGCCCCGGCCCTGCACCCACGCCAGCGCGAGCTGGCCGGGGGTCACGCCGCGGCGCTCCGCGATGGTCCGCAGCGCCTCGACGATCGCGAGGTTGGCCGCGAGGTTGTCCTCGGAGAAGCGGGGCAGGCCGCGGCGCATGTCGTTCTCGCCGAACTGCCCGGTGGAGGTGATCGCGCCGGTGAGGAAGCCGCGGCCGAGCGGGGAGAACGGCACGACGCCGATGCCCAGCTCGGCACAGGCGGGCGCGACGGACTCCTCGATGCCGCGGGTCCACAGCGACCACTCCGACTGCACGGCCGCCGGCGGGTGCACGGCGTGCGCGCGGCGCACGGTGTCGGCGCCGCACTCGGAGAGGCCGTAGTGCCGGATCGTGCCGGCGTCGACGAGCTCCTTCAGTGCCCCGACGGTCTCCTCGATCGGCGTGTCCGGGTCGACCCGGTGCTGGTAGTAGAGGTCGATGTGGTCGACGCCCAGGCGGCGCAGGGACTCCTCGACGCACCGCCGGACGTACGCGGGGTCGCCGTTCGCGGCCTGGTTGCCGTCGGCGTCGCGGACGATCCCGAACTTCGTCGCCAGCACCACCCGGTCCCGCCGGTCGGCGATAGCCCGGCCGACGAGCTCCTCGTTGGCGCCGTCGCCGTAGACGTTCGCGGTGTCCAGCAGCGTGACCCCGAGATCGAGGGCGCGGTGGATCGTCGCGATCGACTCCGACTCGTCCCCGGCGCCGTAGCTCTGCGACATGCCCATGCAGCCGAGCCCCTGCGCCGACACGGTGAGGTCGCCCAGCCTGCGCGTTCCGATAGCCATGCGAATCAACCTAGCCCTGCCGGGGGCGTGCCGCCGACCGGTGCGCTTCGCGGATCGGGGTGGCCTCGTCCGGTTCCCGCGCGGGACGAGGTCGATCGGATGATGAGCACCGGAGTCCATGAATCGTCGGCTGCTCAGGTGGTCACCTTTCCATCGGTCGGAATGACGGCGGGCCGGAGGTGCGTCGACGTCCCGAACTCGCCGACCTGGTTCCGCATCGGCGTCTTGTCGACCGGACGAGTGACCGGCTAGCGTTCTATCTGCACGGACCCCCGGAATTCCTCGCCGGGGCGTGATGCCGTGCGATCCCGCGCCACCTTTTCGGGCTCCGGCCCGTTTCTGCGAAGAAGGTCGAGATATGAGAATTCGTTCTCTGCTGCTCTCTGTGCTGTGCCTCGCCACCAGCGGGGCGGTCGCCGTCGCCGTGGCACCTTCCTCCTACGCCGCGGACGAGCACTGTCAACAGTCGGAGACGTACTCACAGGACCACTGGCAGTGGGGACAGACGGAGATCTGTGCGACCTACCGGCCGAGTTCTCCGAACCCTGACCGGAAAATGGGGGAGATCACGGTCGTCCCCGACGTCTCCAGTCTCGAGTACTACTGGGGTGGCGCGTGGTACTACAACAAGTATCCCGCGACGATCACGGCATCCATCATTCTGATGCGCGACGGGAACACGGTCGGCAACGGGAAGACCGTCACCTTCTCCACGTCCGGTACATCGGTGATCGGTCCCCCTGTCACACTGCCTGTCTACTACGCGGGTGACTACGTCGTGAAGGCGGAGATCAGCGTCGACGGCGGCTACTGGTCCGACGACAGCAGCAGCCAGGTCTATGCGGCTCCGCAGCAGATCGAGCTCGTCCTCGCGGCCCGGTGAGCGGCCCGACCCTGTCCCCACCCCGCAGGTCGTCCCGCGGGTGCGGGGTCGTCGGTGCCCTGGCAGCCGTCGTGCTGTCGACGGTGGTCGGTCTCGCGTACCCGGCGCCGGCCTACGCGTCGGGTGGGGAATGCCTGCCGTACGCCGACTCCGTCGGCAACGAGCAGCCCTGGCCACCGGGGCCGGATCTCCCCTACGGGATCGCGCCGGACGGGCGGTCGTTCGAGGTCCGGGTCCCGTCCCGGTCCGAGGTGACGGTCTCCGCGATCTACCAGGACCGGCGGACCGGGGCGCTCAGGACCCGTCGTTGCGTCGCGACGAACCTGCTCGACTCCGCGGCCTTCGTCGTCTGGCGGGTGCGCGCGGACCAGCCCGATCTCGTGGTGCGCGACGTCGGTCCGTTCGCGGTCCGGGAACTCTGAACACGGAGGAGAAGAGAATGAACAGGATCCAGCGGGTACTGGCGCTCGCCGGGGTCGCCGTCGCGGCCACCGCGTCACTCGTCCTCGTCCCACCTGCACCTGCACACGCGACGGTGCCGACGTGCAACGAGACCGTCGGGGCCGACCCGGCACCGGGCCAGGCGGCAGACCCGCCCGGCGAGTCGTCGATCATCTACCGGATCGCGCCCGACGGGCGCACGCTGTACGTGCGGTTCCCTCCGCGGACGGAGCTGCTGTTCAACGCGTTCCTGCGGGACACCAGGACCGGTGAGGAACTCGACCTCCTGTGCGGGGGGACCAACGCCCAGGCCGACTACGTCGTCCAGACGTGGCAGGTGCAGGACGACCAGCCCGATGTGATCGTCACGGGGGTGAGCGGGTTCGTCGTGAACCCTCCCCGGCACGACGAGCTCTAGCCTGCGCCTCCCCACGTCGTGGGTCCGGGAGGCGCATCCGCAGTAACGTGGTGCATGGACATCGCCGCCGCGGTCGTCGTCGACCTGGACCGGATCGGCCGGAGTGAGCACGCCGACGTCGGCGGGAAGGCGGCGAACCTCGGCGAGCTCCTCCGCGGCGGCTTCCGCGTCCCGGAGGGGTTCTGCATCCGCACCGACGCCTACCGCCGGGTCGCGGCGCAGGCGCGGCCCGGCCTCGCCGCCGACCCCCGCGCGGCCCGTGAGGCGCTGCTCGCCGCCCCGGTGCCCGACGACGTCGCCGGTGCCGTGCTCACCGCCTACCGGGCGCTGGGCCCGGACGTCCCGGTCGCCGTCCGGTCCTCGGCCACCGCCGAGGACCTGCCCACCGCGAGCTTCGCGGGGCAGCAGGACACCTACCTCAACGTCGTCGGCGAAGCCGCCCTGCTGGACGCGGTCCGGCGGTGCTGGGCCTCGCTCTGGACCGACCGGGCGGTGGAGTACCGCGCACGCAACGGGATCGGGGACGACGGCGTCGCGCTGGCCGTCGTCGTCCAGCGGATGGTCGACGCCGCGGTGGCGGGCGTGCTGTTCACCGCGGACCCGGTCGGTGGGCAGCGGACCCGGACCGTGATCGACGCGGCACCGGGGCTCGGCGAGGCCGTCGTCTCCGGGGCGGTGAACCCGGACCACGTCGTCGTCGAGGGCGACGGGACGGTCTCCGGATACCGGCCGGGGGACAAGACGGTGGCGGTGCGGGCGGTCGCCGGGGGCGGCGTCACGCGGGTCACGTCCGGTGCGGACCCGGAGCACTGCCTGGCCCCGGCGTCGATCGCGGAGCTCGTGGCGCTCGGCAGGCGGATCGAGACGCACTTCGGCGCCCCGCAGGACATCGAGTGGGCGCTCGACGACCGCGGCACGCTGTGGACCACCCAGTCCCGCCCGATCACGACGCTCCACCCGCTGCCCCCGCCGGCCGGCCCGGGTCTCCGGGTGCACGTCTGCGTGAGCCTCGCGCAGGGGCTGACCGGCCCGCTGACGGCGGGCGGGATCTCGGCGTTCCGGGTGATCGGTTCCCGGGCGTCCGAGGGGCTCTTCGGGGTCCCGGTCGCCGACCCGGCCGCGGGACCGCCCGCGCTCGGCGAGGCCGGCGGACGGCTGTTCGTCGACATCACGCCCGCGCTGCGCAGCGCGCCCGGGCGGCGGATCCTCCCGGCCGTGCTGGACGTCATGGAGGCCCGTTCCGCGGTCGTCCTGCGCGGACTGTCCGACCGGCCGGAACTGTCGGTGCGCACGCGGTCGTGGCGGCCGTTCCTCGTCCGGCTGACGCGGACCCTGCTCCACCTCCGGGTGCCGTTCCGGGTCGCGGGCGCGCTGGTCAGCCCTGCGGCGGGGCTGCGGCACGTCGGCCGCGCCGGGCGCCGGATCCGCGCCCACCCGGCGTGCCGGCCGGGTGCGGACGGGCGGGAGCGGCTGGACCACGTCGTCCGCACGCTGGGCGAGGTGTTCGCGGTGCTCCCGACAGTGGTGCCGGTCGCCGGCGCCGGGTTCGTCGCACTCGGCGCGGCACGGGTCCTGGCCGGGCCGGACCTGGACCCCGCCGCCGTCCACGAGGTGCTGCGCTCGTTGCCGCACAACTGCACGACCGCGATGGACCTGGAGCTGTGGGCGGTCGCGACGCGGGTGCGGACCGAGCCGGCGTCGGTCGCCCTGCTGCTCGGCACCGGGCCCGCGGAGCTCGCCGACCGGCACCGGCGGCGGGCGCTGCCGCCGCTGCTGACCGCCGAGCTGGACGGCTTCCTCGCCGAGCACGGGCACCGGGC
Proteins encoded in this window:
- a CDS encoding aminoglycoside phosphotransferase family protein — its product is MTAPPDDVWLRPLAKRLRREPRITAREPLAGGYGSAAVERVDLDDGSSVVLKAAGPDEVAALRAAAVVNGPVRVPRMLAHGDGWLVLAHEPGAPLPAGTPVPDDAWRSLALVHAHWRRNRPRGVPVVDRTWWGRLCGLASVGLQAAAARAGTDGAAYAEADAAVRSWAADDRVATALAALPRTLCHGDAHRGNIHIGPDGPVLLDWGNARVAPGSLDVVVLAAPPPDGPADAPGAPVPASYRETLHDALGAADPPAMIAVEEAWARVQAHVQYLPFAADHQGPDRVASMARVAGAALDELGDLLAAARR
- a CDS encoding VOC family protein; this translates as MTDPRATVTGIHTIGVPVTDQDAATAFYRDVLGFEVRADVHIDELGSRWIELAPAGSPVTVALVRADGNDPAGREIGIRFTTPDAAALHARFTGEGVDVDELLTWPGVPPMFVFRDRDGNGLEIVEAS
- a CDS encoding aldo/keto reductase yields the protein MAIGTRRLGDLTVSAQGLGCMGMSQSYGAGDESESIATIHRALDLGVTLLDTANVYGDGANEELVGRAIADRRDRVVLATKFGIVRDADGNQAANGDPAYVRRCVEESLRRLGVDHIDLYYQHRVDPDTPIEETVGALKELVDAGTIRHYGLSECGADTVRRAHAVHPPAAVQSEWSLWTRGIEESVAPACAELGIGVVPFSPLGRGFLTGAITSTGQFGENDMRRGLPRFSEDNLAANLAIVEALRTIAERRGVTPGQLALAWVQGRGEHVVPIPGTKRRTYLEQNVAAAELELTADELAGIEAAAPASAVAGERYPEHLQRNVGR
- a CDS encoding PEP/pyruvate-binding domain-containing protein, whose protein sequence is MDIAAAVVVDLDRIGRSEHADVGGKAANLGELLRGGFRVPEGFCIRTDAYRRVAAQARPGLAADPRAAREALLAAPVPDDVAGAVLTAYRALGPDVPVAVRSSATAEDLPTASFAGQQDTYLNVVGEAALLDAVRRCWASLWTDRAVEYRARNGIGDDGVALAVVVQRMVDAAVAGVLFTADPVGGQRTRTVIDAAPGLGEAVVSGAVNPDHVVVEGDGTVSGYRPGDKTVAVRAVAGGGVTRVTSGADPEHCLAPASIAELVALGRRIETHFGAPQDIEWALDDRGTLWTTQSRPITTLHPLPPPAGPGLRVHVCVSLAQGLTGPLTAGGISAFRVIGSRASEGLFGVPVADPAAGPPALGEAGGRLFVDITPALRSAPGRRILPAVLDVMEARSAVVLRGLSDRPELSVRTRSWRPFLVRLTRTLLHLRVPFRVAGALVSPAAGLRHVGRAGRRIRAHPACRPGADGRERLDHVVRTLGEVFAVLPTVVPVAGAGFVALGAARVLAGPDLDPAAVHEVLRSLPHNCTTAMDLELWAVATRVRTEPASVALLLGTGPAELADRHRRRALPPLLTAELDGFLAEHGHRAVAEIDLGAPRWSDDPSYLLGVLANYLRTDDPDAAPDVRFARGARAAETAVDDVVARVRQRSAVRALAVRFALGRTRRLAGLREEHKDLLVRMLAVARADLAAAGAELTARDLLDGPDDVFDLQLAEIRSVLDGDRDGDGAVVPGDLRSLVATRRAGRERERARRHVPRVLLSDGTEPEALAAAGTGAPGALLGSAASAGIATGPARVVLDPVGAHLEPGEILVCPSTDPGWTPLFLTAGGLVMEMGGSNSHGAVVAREYGIPAVVGVAGATERIGTGATVTVDGAAGEVRLAAAP